Sequence from the Periplaneta americana isolate PAMFEO1 chromosome 5, P.americana_PAMFEO1_priV1, whole genome shotgun sequence genome:
TGCTCGCCCATGAGCACGTACTGCTCGTCGGGAGGGTTGCAGAAGCCCAAGTAATACAGGAACTGGTTGGGGCAAGGCACGGCCCAGAATCCCTTCTTGCTGTTTATCGACTCAATGAAGAGAGGTGTCACTATGGTGTGGTCGCAGGACAGAGTTCCTGCGAGAGAAATAATTAGCATGAATTATGTAGAACGAGAAGTCAGGCTACAAGAAATACCCTAGAGCAGGCCTGcataaggtttgcgctctccgagccggctcacagctcataagcggaatgcagatattagctgcgctctgtataagggtggactggaagaaggggtgatctcgtacaaatatacacaaaaggaaatacattactattaagagtgtttatgaaattaattcccgttcagtgtttgcaaaactatcttgtactattattaattaattaatatttatttgacagaaataatagaaattctatagctacttaaatgtacactatcattttgttatatttttatttatcagtacatcaaaacgaggttttatgctgttagcagctgaaaggaacagtagcctactagtcataatgaaacatcaattacagatgttcgatgtctgcctttattaaagttgattatagaaaatagttgctcacaaatataaatgttgagccaacatagcaatcattttcacagccagcctgtgtagtcgtggatattattactaatgtttagtcttgtaaaactgaatcaggctagtagtattattcaaacgatctttagcccttaggtcacattgaaggtcaataagttcgagctgtaaatcgttaaatgttaaatgttatgttccgtcttttagattcctccatactgtactgtagcagtaggtaagcaacgtgaaacagttactgagaataggcttaCACACTGATAGATaaccactagataactgagtggtcgtttccctctcctctacctatagcaagtctatgttattctgacgtatcttcctctccgtttcggcgagcggtgaacaccgctctcccgctctgaaggagcgcgcgcgctcgttgagcgcagtttgtgcaggcctgccctaGAGTAAATTTAACTTATAACGTAGTCGGAGAGAAAAATTGCATTTTATGCCAAtggaatatgtataataataatagtagtgatgatgataataataataataataataataataataaaataatttattgctagaacgaagataagttacatatttttttcatacggtacactatctaccaaaaagtaattgggcactgtttttgcctctttagaacctcgtggtaccacctcttgttgctataacagcagccaccctgtcaggcatgctctccactagtttgtgtaggatatccactggaatgcgtccccattcctcttgcaacatggcactcagttggacaatggaagttgaccccatgtttcggcggctgctatgcagtggtatgaagacaataatgttcacctgttggactggcctgcatagagtcctgatctcaatcccattgagcacctttgggacgaattggatcGGCGATtcaggtctcgggagatgcggccaacttccattgtccaactgagtgccatgttgcaggaGGAATGGCGAcgtattccagtggatatcctacacaaactagtggagagcatgcctgacagggtggctgctgttatagcaacaagaggtggtaccacgaggttctaaagaggcaaaaacagtgcccaattactttttggtagatagtgtataaaatCACTCTAGCAGCCCCAGAAAGAGTatatactcgtgctcaggaggcattccacaaaattttaacacattttattaaataacataataaaagttaaaaaaagaaacacagatattacagcaattgaaactgttttatactttcttcctttgtttgtttgtttgtttgtttttcgtttgtttgtttgtttgtttgtttgtttctttctttatttctttcttcgacCTTCACCCCCTTCTTTAGAACCAACTTATAATTTCAATGCAGAgaagagaaaattatatttttcggcCATTATCGTGATTATTGCGGCATACggccaccgctgagacaacacagcaCATCATGTAAGTCCGTTGGCGGAAGGTAAAATATCTCTTCTATTGACCAATCTGGAAATCGCACTATTGACCGCTAGATGGGAAGCCTATACTCATCCAAGACAACGTACGACAATCAATTCTCATTGCACTTGGGCACAGAGTTTTTTTATACATCAGACAACGCTCATAAGTGTATAAATTGCATCTTACATAAATTGTTCACTTTTTTTTCGTTTTAGAATTTTTAAGTATCTTTTCTTAGCTTTACGCTATTAATTAAGGTTTTGTTTAAATTTGTAAAGTGcatattacttattaatttattccaaatatATTCGATATGAGATTTTTAGATTTTAGCACGTCACAAAAATGTCCAATGTTTCGGAGTTCCGAATCTATTTTATTATCTTAAAAGGCAAAGAAAGGGGAATCTACCTGTTGGATCCGTTATCAAAGGCTATTCTCCAGGACTGAAGAACTGCTAACAACTACTCGTACTTTATGTATAAATAATACATGCCTAAAACATATCTAAAGCCATTTCAGCCAAACTCATCGTTTAAGACATTTTGTTTCTGAATAATCGTACAAGATATTCTCTACTGATAGTGAAGTACTTTTCTGTACAATGTGAGAAGTGAAAGCGTCAGCAAATGAAAGGTTAATCGTTCAACAACATATCCGTATTGTGAAACATGTACGTGCTATATAGAATATtagtaaacataaaaataatgtattgaCCGTTACTAATATAAAGTGTATCTCCCTAGCCAAGATTTACAATTTTATGTTCACAACGTAAATCCTATACTGAATGAAAGAGTTTGCATTCTTATTTTGAGTCACTTAACTTAATCCATACATCGAAACAATTTTCAtggatatttttctaattttaagtcatcatcatcatcatcatcatcatcatcatcatcatcataagccACCAGCTAGCTCAGTATGCTGAGGCGCTTACctcccgatccggagttgcgcttgagcgcgggttcgattcccgcttgggctcattacctggttggcttttttcgaggttttccccaaccgtaaggcaaatgtcaggtaatctatggcgaatgttCGAcgacatctcgccaaataccatctcgctatcaccaatcccatccacGCTAAACCTAGTACAgggagttgatacagcgtcgttaagtgaTTAAGTAAAAAATCATTATCGATATCACTTTATATTATTATGGTAAAATTACCAACTACCACAAAAAATCTTATAGCACCTTTTGGAAATTAACTATGTTTCCTTTTGTGAAAAGTCTTTAAGTAGAGCCACTCTAGACCCCAATAGCAGATTTTATTGTTCCAGTATAGGACGaggaagttttttttaattagataattttacgacgcttatcaacatcttaggttatttagcgtctgaatgaataataccggtggaatgagtccggagtccagcaccgaaagttacccagcgtttgctcatattgggttgaaggaaaatcccggaaaaaacctcaaccaggtaatttgccccgaccgggattcgaacccgggccacctggtttcgcggccagacgcgctaaccgttactccagacgTATGGATGACAAGGAAGAACTGGACAACTGTTAAGAAAATGGGCTTGACTTCGGAAACTTTGTTCAACGAGGAGCTGATGAAGTTAGTTAGAGTTTTACGTACACTTGAATTCTTTTTGAATCGGTTAGATATATAATGACGTTGTATCAAGCTACATGGTTAACTAGTGTCGGTGCATTAATGTTACagaaatagtatttggcgagatgaatccGAAGACTACCTGACATTAGTTTTTCACCTGGGAAAAACTCCAGAAAAACCCCAACCATGTAATCGATTCAAGCGGAGTTCAAACACACGCCCCAGCGTAACCTAGAATCACGAGTCACGCTCCTTAGACTGCATTTGtagtatattttcataatttttattgtttttgactagtgttggttttataataactatcagtttaagtttgttaaaattttattttgttaagttttgatttattaatatttaattattttattgaaattttgtattaaattattatttgtttgtaattatgatgaaattagtaatttatatatttatatttatggagtttttgttaaaattttaaaaggaagtaggcaataatattattctcgcatgtttatcaaaaacatcttttcttgtgttttaatatgaaatatgacctgcccgaaataaagttaaattgaaagttCTTACTAAATATAGAGTTATGAGCACATCCGGGTTGACTCGTTCCTCCATTTACGTAGAAATCTGCGTGTCCATTAGGCCCCCACTGGCCTAGAATGCCCGCTCCCGTGTGAATCACATCTATGAAGTGGGCGTCTGAAGGGTCGAGATCTCGAGATCTGTTGTTCCCCATGTAGAAAAGGATGGTTGGATCCAGACCTGTAAATGAAGTATCGCACTGTTGTATCATACCATAAGTATACAGTCACATACAGAGCACGATTCACACCACAACGATTTAACAACGGTTTTTAACCCAGTATTACTTGAATAGTATTACAGGAGAGCATTTCACAACTAATGAAAAAAGCATGAAATTAGTCTGAAGATAATATCAAATTAATGCCTAGGCACAAACACGATACATGGGACAATCCAGATTATGACAACTAATTAAAAGCCTTCCGATAACTCTCTGCTACCGTGCTTGCTCGAAGAATATACACTTCAGGGTTCAGATATTGCTGAGgaaagagttttttaattaattatgcaggttaatttcgtttatgccttcctagcattataaacagattgtcactacatccaatatcgtgcgtaatcagcttattatggcacgcgtgccaataatagcaatgacctattcgctatgacgtaataccggaacgcttgggtgGGGATGCATGCAACTCGTTTGACTATCTTGCTTATCGCTTGTACGCGCCAcgtaataagaaatgaaatgcaggacagaaagtaacgtataatttatttccaatctttaacaattttgtatcacttttgtaatatgacataaaatagttctgtggttcagagaaactttattaacaaaataaacacatCTGTGACATAGTGCATGAggtttggccactaaagggaaactaagtggtggaacttaaactgagaggattcaatccgacatcggaattggaatccggtatggcttagtggatagagcgtcagcacgtagagctgaaaacccggtttcgaatcccggtgccggagagaatttttctccgttccaccgatccttcatcatatgataacgcagaattcctgcatggaaatatcatatgtacttttgTACATCGCAACGATaaactaaagaaacatttgtaacataaaatttgatacctaaggtataactacagtttgtaatacctgcgaggtcatccatttctctttattcaatgccaatgccaggTGCAACTAAAAGATACGAACATATTaagactttgtcagctatggatgccgaattatttcatattttatttcctacaatttataatgctaagatgccaaaaagtgttgtatccaactcgtggataatcttattatgacactcgtgaaaattgtcgtacgaacgatagtgagtgagattcactcatgccataaccatcaagattatccacttgttgcataaataactattatgcaatcctagcattaaaacacaCTTATTATGACGTTATAAATTGTACACAATTAGTCTAATTCTGGtactggtgccagaaaaggttacctagcaactagtatttcatgacgtcatcaccgcctttacaatacaattttatactacGTATATTtaagaaaaagtttcaaaacaacaacaaaataatattgccttagaaacggttacttagcaatcCAGTAGTCATGTCTCTACTACgttataacattacattttgtaaatagttttttttacatattttaatgctagaatagcataaaacgttctacgtaacacgtgtataatcttcGCTTACGCTCAGGCGCTAAACATTCACTCGTACCATAATTCccaagattatacactagttacataaattactattatcatcattatattttGTTGCACGAATTATAAATATTCATCTACTATAAAGAATATATAAGATCGCGTCTTTTCAAATGCCTTTCGGGTTACAATAACAATCGACATGAAATCAATTTCAATAATTGTCAAAGCGATAAAGCTATTTACATTAGTTATtgtaagagtgaagtgttttaattagttttagagtttcaaaatgttttatgttttcattctaattactgtttcCAATTATAAAgtgtgcgtcagaaagaacggatggatttcaaactatcgatacgcaacgaggagagagatatagtgagggggaccacgactgttgggtcagccagagaatgcagtttcagctgagaatatggtgttggtctgacgtacaacgtgctttcatcgtagagacatttttgaaaaatgaagagtctgtgatcgccactcaggactcatttcgacatcggatgtcacgctaggattccaactcggaataccaTTTTGCGctgggaggcttcatttcgtatcacaggttcaacattaaagaagaaatcacctggacgaaattctattgcactgagattgtccgaggctacggtaagatctcgcgccctgcgacttctttctttgggaccatttgaaggcgtaagtttgtaaacgtcgatcacatacactggacgaactgaagacagcgattcgtgaagaaatcgtggcaattgcaccagctatgactgtgaaagtgatggcgaacatcagaaaacgcctcgatgcctgtattgaaagccaaggacatcatatggataatgttgttttacataaataaactgcatgtattggtgaatatgttgataacaatacatttttgatttgatgaatctttacaattttcttgccatgtgaaatccatccgttctttctgacgtacTCTGtgtatgtattttcaaatgtatgttttttgtgacgaagcctgtCACTGTATGTTTagtggcttaataaattgaattgaattgaattatctaactagttgcgtaatagaattaacattacctaactagttgcgtaatagaagtatcattaccatactagttgcgtaatgaatgtgtttacaacatttttattaatgatgTAAAGTACACAATAGATAATCAAATTGGATAAAAAATACGAGCGCAAATTCAGTTTTTAACGCTTTTACTGAATCATTCTGTAGGGAATGGCATTGGAAAGCGCTCAAAACTATTAATTCCGAGCCGAAGAATGCTCACCCGTGATCCTGCCCAGTTTGCCCCTGTTGACGTAATTGGCGACGAGTCCCGCAATGTGGGCCCCCACGCTGTAGCCTAGGAGGTGCAGGACGTCGGGCTGCACGCCCCGAGGGTGGCTCCGCAGGTAATCCACCAGCTGAGCGATGCATTTGGCGCCGAACCGGGGCGCCCAGTTGATCTGGCTCAAGCAGGGCTCCTTGACTAGAGTCGAGTAGTCCACGATGATGATGTTGTACTCACCGCGTGTGAAATAGGCTGCACACACATACAGTaattataactagagcccggtTTTATATGCAAAATGCATATTGCATGGAAAATAATTGAACGTATTATGCAAACATGGTTTGCTTCGATTACCTttacaatactgggtgttcagttcaaaatgtgtcatggctcgctgtatgtcgtcatgtggctagtcgatgaatctagaaaattcaatcttcctacacttccacagaggcgtattacctaaatgcgagagaagttgcctagcaagtacggcgttcattcagaagattacttaccgatacgtacggtaacgccagtagtggcaagaatgtgaactgtttggaaacatgtactgaagtgagtttttttttcttactgtcgggatatggggagagggttaagacgattacttacgtatttgttgacattaacttggacggtcaacatggacacggagcatttgatttgtgttgtggaatgttgccgtacgcaaccgatgataacaattaccctgcgtacgacttgcccgcgcaaaacacagttcgaaagaggttatggtagcacacagactttacagaccgccatctgttgctacgacattcaagttataccgtacacgttctcaagttcagattgaacgccttgattaataagcaacttctctgacataaaagctgaaactcgcttgaaatcgctgactcacaacagtgacgtcatgacacactttgaaatgaacactcagtagtaATCACTTAAgtaactccaaaaaaaaaaaaaacaacaaagtatatgattatgcttcGTGACCAGGACATAGTAGGAAATGgacatttaaaaattgcaaatttatgttttgaaaagatggaaaaattcaaataccttggagcaacaataacaaatataaatggcactatagagaaaaataaacgcagaataaatgtgggaaactGCTGCTATTATTCGCTTGataagcttttgccatctagttgtgctttaaaaaaactgaacgttaaataattcataaaacagtgatattacctgttgttctgtctggttgtgaaacttggacactcactttgagagaggaaaacaagttaagggtgtttgagaataaggagcttaggaaaatatctacgGCTAaaagcgatgaagttacaggagaatgaagaaagttacactactcagaattgcacgcattataTTATTCACCTAACATAACTGAAGGGtcctctgcaataacaaggtatgtttAAGAAGTGGGTGtttggcagtaagtaaaagtaataattgttttcattaacaaagaaaggcctttgcaaatctgcgtttttgaattagtattattgatagtttgtatgtatgtttcatgtattattcgtcaaaatctcgttattggatttattttaatacattaattgtggcgactataccgaggtatgtgtacataccttgttatttcagagcacccctcaattaaatccagacgtttgggatgggcaggacatgtagcacttatgggagaatccagaaatgcatatagattgttagttagaagacctgagggaagaagatctttggggaggccgagacgtagatgggaggataatattaaaatgtatctgggggagttgggatatgatgctcctcagacagcgcactgaatggaatactgtaggtaaacaacgtaaacaacgtcagatgaatagagtatgtgtaagatgtacagataaatacacataaataaggtgtacagaagaataaaattatttcatttccacacaactatttttgcttgtaactttcgactcagtcatttccggaccagggttccttatctcaaattgatacatgtgctatTCCCCAtcgtccctgaaagtttgtaacactagcccggaaacacccagTATAggtgagaattttttttaatttttttttttttaaatttgacacCTTAAATGTAACACGCGCTCTCGATTGACGGACCAACATTTATTTCagcaattacaaattgcaacttatgATGAAGAACCAGATTTCACTTCACTAATTCAAACATCGGGATAGGCTGATGAGTAATTTCAAATTCATCAGGATTCGAAAACATCATatagtttgattaattatttCCAGACAATACGGGAGAGGTTCAGTCTCTGCTCCTCCCTAGCCTACTGCTTTCTACCACCCCTCGTCTTGCAaagcgggctgcattttatatgacgtcacCTACGTTGACATTCTGCCTACGGTTGCCTTAAGGCAACACACGACATGACATTGACAACTGACGACATTTTTACCCTACGCAGGAATCGAATTACGACCGTGACTTTGATGCAGCATCGAAGTTGATCTTTCCCCGTTATCTACATCATGGCCGTCTAATTTGATCTTCGCTTATGAAAAACATTAATACATCTGATTCATGTTTCACATCATTCTTATAACAGAACTAGAAGTAAATTCCagaagtatttattattattttgcgtcGCATTGTATCTTATTTATTCACACGAAATATAATGGATATGGCCTGGAATTGCGTCACGAAATTACCTCCCATGCATGATTAGTTGGTTGTGTTTTCACGCTGGGCTTGTTTTGTGTTTTCAGTCCTGCTCACATGGAACAACTGCGGTTGAAAGCAAGAGCGGTAGCGTCACACACTCGGGACGTCTTCACTTTCACTGCCATCCCCACCACATACTGTACTTGTTGGCTCATAGCTAAGTAAATTGCCCCTCTGTGTATCCTGTAGTGGCGGAATTAATTGCACTCGCGTCTGTACTACAGCCTTGCACCAACACTGTCGTGGAAACGTGTGGTAACACGATGTCGTAACACTTCAAACTGATACAAGCACAAGCTGAATTAATCTAGTTTATGACGACACTGAACCACATACTCTGAGGCATCATTCAAATTAATTTCATGAAGtagtgtatttttaaattatttaaggtACCGTACCGTAAAATGGGGAAAATTTACACCATTTTctacttaaaaatttgttttcagtctgtatgtagtcttttaggaccgtattcatagacatttttagcgcgggtttccggtggatgatcagcgttttcggtattcataaaccagtgttagcgataggatatgatttgaattctgtacaagtaaccagtcgatagccggggctagcttagtacgctcgtagcgcgtgctgcgaaatgtttatgaatagcaccctaaatgtctaattttgagatgggaatttattttatactttctaGGGGCACGCGGGAATGTATTTAGCCAgtcatatcttcgaaaataaatgtcttttgaaAGTTATAACCTGCCAAAaatgtagtatttagtatttatttatttagtatttatttatttaacctggtagaggtaaagccatcaggccttctctgcccctctaccaggggattacaactataatatgaacaataaagttacaattaatattaaatttacaattacaattacaattacaataaaaattaaagtacgacaagattacctgattaatgaaagctagacattttatcgtagaagttaagaacaaagaatatttttgtatttactgaatta
This genomic interval carries:
- the LOC138700294 gene encoding inactive pancreatic lipase-related protein 1-like, producing MMDSCRGDRVMMISRAVLVVFSCFLLLYSNEGAEAQQRPDDGRPQSVSELFNTTSCIEQPYTCPHPRIQFYLYTRDTQKNPELLNTMKASSLYESRFNANNPTKIIIHGFGGGRHLSPSTDLRDAYFTRGEYNIIIVDYSTLVKEPCLSQINWAPRFGAKCIAQLVDYLRSHPRGVQPDVLHLLGYSVGAHIAGLVANYVNRGKLGRITGLDPTILFYMGNNRSRDLDPSDAHFIDVIHTGAGILGQWGPNGHADFYVNGGTSQPGCAHNSIFRTLSCDHTIVTPLFIESINSKKGFWAVPCPNQFLYYLGFCNPPDEQYVLMGEHVSHAARGIYYLSTNPKKPYAKGFPGGRQPPARGSSVSV